ATCTTAGTGTCGTATAGGAAAGCTTCCTCTATGGCCTTATTTAATTCTTCCCTATTTTCCACCCTATTTATACCCACACTGGAACCTAAATTTGCTGGTTTTACGTAATAGGGGTATCTAAGCTTTTCTTCGATTTCCTTAATTGTTTTTTCCTCATCTTCCTTCCACCTATGTAATTTTATGGGCAAGTACTTAGTTTGAGGGAGCTTATGTTTTTCGAATATATTCTTCATTATGACCTTATCTATACCTGCTGCAGAGGAAAGTACTCCATTGCCCACATAAGGCACATCTATAAGCTCTAATAGTCCTTGAACTGTTCCATCTTCACCGTGGGTACCGTGGAGAGCTGGAAATATTATGTTTTTTTCTCCTACCTTTAGGGTTTCAATTAAAAACCTTCCTATGGAATGGGCCACTTTTTGAGAAGATTCAACTTGTAATTCTTCCACATTTTTGATTTCTTTTTCTAATAATCCTAAACTACACCAGACACCTTCCTTAGTAATGTATATAGGATATACATTAAATTTTTCTCTATCTAAAGCATTTATTATAGCCGATGCAGATTTTAAAGATACTTCATGTTCTGCAGATTTTCCACCATAGAGTACATAAACATTGGTCTTCATCTTTTAACCTCCTATTAGGTTTATTCTTTAGCTAATAAAAATCTATCTTAATGTAAATATTTACTTTAGAAAGCTTTTATATAACAAAAATCGTATCACAATGAAACTTAATAATCAATATATATTTGTTTCTATTGGACTTTTCTATTAATTAATGTAAAATTATATCATGGGAGGGATTTGAATGA
This window of the Tepidimicrobium xylanilyticum genome carries:
- a CDS encoding D-alanine--D-alanine ligase, yielding MKTNVYVLYGGKSAEHEVSLKSASAIINALDREKFNVYPIYITKEGVWCSLGLLEKEIKNVEELQVESSQKVAHSIGRFLIETLKVGEKNIIFPALHGTHGEDGTVQGLLELIDVPYVGNGVLSSAAGIDKVIMKNIFEKHKLPQTKYLPIKLHRWKEDEEKTIKEIEEKLRYPYYVKPANLGSSVGINRVENREELNKAIEEAFLYDTKIIIEEEMIAREMQISVIGNDYPKASLPGEFIMERPFFDYNAKYIDGKIIPVVPARLKPEVTEQVRALAVKAFKALDCRGLARVDIFVTDEDELFINEVNTMPGFTALSMTPVLWKATDGTTYSELIEKLIELAFERYEQKKSLLWTRCTK